The DNA window GGCCGATTTTGTTTGCAAGATTGTTTTGCTCAAAATCGTAAAGAAGCTTGTGACCAAAACCAAAGCAACATGGGATGATATTGTTTTTGATGAAAAGGTTACTACTAAGCTGTGTCATATTGTAGCTCCTGTACTTATTTACTTCTTATATCCTATTGCTTTTCCGGAAACTTCAACTCTTCACTTTTTTATTTTAAAGATTACTGAGGTGTATCTCATTGCGGTTGTGATGCGATTTTTTATCACATTCTGTACCGCGATATATATTGTTTACGATCAGATTGAAAAGTATCACGACCGTCCACTTAAAGGATTACTGCAAACAGTGCAGGTTGTTATCTTTTTTGTTGGTGGCATACTCATCTTTAGTGTATTGTTTGATAAATCTCCGGCTTCTCTTCTTGCCGGATTGGGTGCTTCGGCAGCTGTGCTGATGTTGGTATTCAAGGATAGCATAATGGGATTTGTTTCTGGTATTCAACTATCTGCAAATAATATGCTTCGTCCGGGCGACTGGATTTCAATGCCTAAATATAATGCAGATGGTGTTGTTATTGATGTTACTTTAAACACGGTGAAGGTTCGTAACTGGGATAATACAATTACTACAATACCACCCTATGCATTGGTAAGTGATTCTTTTCAGAACTGGAGAGGAATGCACGAATCAGGAGGACGTCGGGTAAAGCGTTCCATCAATATAGATATGAACAGCGTAAAGTTCTGTACACCCGAGATGCTGGAGAAATTTCGTAAGATTGCCCTGCTGAAGGATTATATTGAAGAGACAGAAGCAAAATTAAAAGCTTATAATCAGGAATGTGGGGTTGATGATTCTGTACTTGTTAATGGACAAAGACAAACGAATCTTGGTGTATTTCGTGCATATCTGGAACGTTACTTAAGAAGCCTTTCTGCGGTTAATCAGGAGATGCATCTTATGGTGAGACATCTACAACCTACAGAAAAAGGAATCCCGATGGAACTTTACTTTTTTTCTATCTCAAAAGTATGGGTTGAATACGAAACATTGCAGGCTGATGTAATGGATCACGTACTTGCTGTTATATCCGAATTTGATTTGGCGGTATTCCAAAACCCGACTGGTGCTGATTTTAGCTCTATCAAAAAATAATTTATTTGCAGAGCGTTGCATTGTTGATAAAGTATTGTATATTTGCCTGTACAATACTTTGTTAACTAATGCCAGATGAATACACACGCTAATCACATTATACACGAAATAACACCTCTTTCCGATAAAGATTGTTTTTATATTGCAGAACGTTATAAGAAAGAGTTTACTTACCCCATACATAGTCATCAGGAATTTGAACTTAATTTTACTGAGAAAGCAACTGGAGTCAGACGTATTGTAGGCGATTCTGTAGAAGTGGTTGGCGAATATGACTTGGTTCTTATTACAGGTAAGGATCTGGAACATGTTTGGGAACAGTCTGAATGTAAATCGGAGGAGATAAGGGAAATTACTATTCAATTCTCATCAGACCTCTTTTTCAAGAGCTTTATAAATAAAAATCAGTTCGATAGCATCCGGAAGATGTTGGAGCGTGCTCAGAAAGGACTCTGTTTTCCAATGTCGGCTATTCTTAAAGTCTATCATCTGCTTGATACTCTTGCCACAGAGAAAGAAGGCTTTTATGCTGTGATTAAGTTTATGACTATACTTTATGAACTATCGCTTTGTGATGATGCACATACTCTTTCAAGTTCATCGTTTGCAAAAATAGGAATGCATTCTGATAGCCGTCGGGTACAGAAGGTTCAGGACTATATTAATGATCATTATAAAGAAGAAATTCGTTTGTCGAAACTAGCCGATTTGGTAGGAATGACTTCTGTATCTTTCAGCCGCTTCTTTAAACTTCGTACAGGGAAAAATCTTTCTGATTTTATTATTGATATCCGTTTAGGCTATGCCACCCGTTTGCTTGTTGACTCTACTAAGTCTGTTGCTGAAATTTGTTACGAATGCGGATTCAACAATCTTTCTAACTTCAATAGAATATTCAAAAAGAAAAAAGAGTGTTCACCAAAAGAGTTCAGAGATAACTATAGAAAAACGAAAATAGTTGTTTAAACCCTATTCTTGTTTTTATTTGTATTAATGGCTATTCTATAACCTCGCTCTTCATAGTGCGGAAAAACACCCCTTGTTTTTTGTTATTATAGGGGGTGGAACTAATTTTTCCGCAGCTTATAATCAGACAATTAAGTCGAAAAGTAAAAAAGTATGTCGGAAAAGCTGGTGAATAGTTTTAAAACTCAAGGGTTGTTTCGAGTTAAAAAGTGTTTCATGCCTGATTTGTAGATGATTACTTTTATGAAAGTAGTGCCCATTTGATTATATGCTGACAAAATGAAGATTTTTAATGATAGGTGTTTACACTTGTTAACTTTTGGAGGCTGTAACTTGTTTCATGTAATTTATCCATGTTTTATTTACTAATCTCTTATATCCCGCCCTTTTTTTATAAAAAGTATCTGCCCGGCTTTTCAAAAAATAAAAGGAAGTATTCTCCAAAGGCTGGTTTATAATTTTAATTTATTGGCGGCAGATTTTGAGTATATTGGTTTTGTATCGCCCGTGTAAACTATGGTGTATGTAATATGGATCTTATCTGTTTCTGCATGTTTTTCATCCTTTATTTTTCGTTTTTCATCTTTCATCTATAAGGAAAGCCTTATATTTGCCTTCAAATGTTAACACTATGAAGAAATTACTCAGTATATTTATGATGTGCTGGCTAACTTGCCAGTTGTTTGCTAATCCTATCACAGGAATGTTGGAACGAATTGATAAAGGTGCTTCCAAAAAAATTGCCATTGAATTAAAAAGTATCGGAGACAAAGATTATTTTGAGCTCGATCAAAAAGGTAATCAGGTAGTGGTGCGTGCTAATAATTATGTAAGTGCGGCTTCCGGAATTAACTGGTATCTTAAATATTATGCAGGAGTGCATTTGTCATGGAATGGCATGGCAGCAAAATTACCAGCTGTTTTACCTAAAGTGACAAAGAAAGAACGTCATGAAACTTCACTAAAACTACGTTACGATTTCAATTATTGCACATTCTCTTATTCTATGGCTTTCTGGGATTGGAAACGTTGGGAACAGGAAATTGACTGGATGGCATTGCATGGCATTAATTTACCGCTGGCTGTAGTAGGCGAGGAGTGTGTATGGTTTAATATGCTCAAAAAACTGGGCTACCCTAAAGAAGAAATAAATAAATTCATTTCCGGACCAGCTTTTATGGCTTGGTGGGAAATGAATAATCTGGAAGGATGGGGCGGTCCGAATCCTGATTCATGGTATATACAACAAACTGCTTTGCAAAAGAAGATTGTAAAACGCATGAGGGAATATGGTATTGAACCTGTATTTCCCGGTTACTCTGGAATGGTGCCTCATGATGCAAAAGAAAAATTAGGATTGAATGTAACTGAACCCGAATTGTGGAACGGATACTTACGCCCTGCATTTTTGCAACCAACTGACAGTCGTTTCAAAGAGATTGCAGCTTTGTACTATAAAGAACAGGAAGCTCTTTTCGGTAAAGCTAGTTACTATTCAATGGACCCGTTCCACGAAGCAAAAGGAATTGAAAAAGTAGATCTTGATGCTGCCGGAAAAGCAGTAATGGATGCTATGAAGAAAGTAAATCCGAAAGCGGTGTGGGTTGTTCAGGGATGGACAGAAAATCCACGGGAAGATATGATAAGGAGAAATTCTATGGAGCTTTATACCGTTCATCATTTTTGCCGAGGGTATTTAATGACATAGATGGAAGTTATCCTTCTTTTGCAAAAGGTACTCCAATCCGTAAGATAGAAAAGGGTGATTATTATGATGATTTTAGCATGTGGGACACCTATCGTGCTTTGCATCCTCTCTTGACAATCATTGATTCTAAAAGGGATGGCGAGATGGTTCAGTCGTTAGTTGAGAAATATAAGCAAGGTGGTTGGTTACCCATCTTCCCTTGTTGGAACAGTTACACGGCAGCCATGATTGGCGATCACTGTATTTCGGTTATTGGAGATGCTTATATAAAAGGCATAAAAGGTTTTGATGTTGAAACAGCTTATAAAGCTATGCGGCAGAATGCTTTTCAATCACCGGCTTCGTTCGAAGATTATAAAAACGGTATGGGGCGCAGGGCATTGACTTCTTACACGAAGTATGGGTACATTCCATTGGAAGACTCTGTGCCGGAAGCATTTCATATGAATGAGCAGGTTTCTCGTACATTGGAATATGCGTATGATGATTATGTATTGGCACAAGTAGCTAGGAAACTAGGGAAAATGTCAGATTATAAGTTGCTTGCTAAGCGTGCAAAGAACTGGCAAAATGTGATTGATAAACGAACCGGATACGCTCAGGGAAGGCATGCTGACGGCACATTCCTTAATGCTGATAATGCATTTGGCTTCGCACGGTTCATAACCGAAGGAGCACCTTGCCACTACACGTGGTATGTTCCGCAGGATGTGCAAGGATTAGTTGAATGGATGGGTGGCAAGAATAAGTTTGTAAGCAAGCTGGACTCCATGTTTAGCGAATTACGATATTGGCACGGCAATGAGCCTTGCCATCAGATAGCTTACTTATATAATTATGTAGGTGAGCCCTGGAAAACCCAGAAGCTGGTTTGCCATATTCGCAATACAGAATATGTTAATGCTCCGGGGGGATTGTCTGGTAATGATGATGCCGGTCAGATGTCTGCCTGGTATGTGTTTTCAGCGATGGGATTTTATCCTGTTTGTCCCGGAAATCCATATTATGTAATAGGTTCTCCGGCATTTGAAAAGATGACTATCCGCCTTGAGAACGGGAAAGAGTTTGTAGTAAAAGCTCATGGCGTTTCAGCAGAGAACATTTATATCCAGTCGGCTACGTTGAATGGAAAAAGATTTGAGAATAGTTACATAACTCATAAGCAGATTCTCGAAGGAGGAATCCTCGAATTTGTTATGGGGGCTGTACCGAATAAGAACTGGGCTGCGAAAAAGGAGAATTGTCCGCAATCTATTTCCTCATTAGATAAAAAAGAACAAATTATAAAAGTTAACAACTAATACATAGAAGATGATGAGACTAAAGTTTTTAGTAGCCCTTTTCGGTATAGGGCTTATGACATCCTGCCATACTAGCAAGACAGATTTTGATATTCGTGATTATGGAGCGAAAGGAGACAGCATAACGGATAATGCAGAAGCAATACAAGAAGCTATTGATGATTGTAATAAATCCGGGGGAGGCCGGGTAATTATTCCGGGTGACGGAGTATATATGACTGGTCCGATTACCGTAGCGTCTTATGTAGATCTGCATCTGGAAGCAAATGCTAAGTTATTGGCTAATCCGGACGAAAAAGTTTATAATAAGAGTGCTTTTCGCGATAATAAAGGCGAGGGTATGATGTGGATTAGCGGTACTAATATTGTGCAATTCT is part of the uncultured Bacteroides sp. genome and encodes:
- a CDS encoding mechanosensitive ion channel domain-containing protein, whose protein sequence is MENVITQSMNNLLRLLGLSSEEANSLDQWVIFGIIIGIALLADFVCKIVLLKIVKKLVTKTKATWDDIVFDEKVTTKLCHIVAPVLIYFLYPIAFPETSTLHFFILKITEVYLIAVVMRFFITFCTAIYIVYDQIEKYHDRPLKGLLQTVQVVIFFVGGILIFSVLFDKSPASLLAGLGASAAVLMLVFKDSIMGFVSGIQLSANNMLRPGDWISMPKYNADGVVIDVTLNTVKVRNWDNTITTIPPYALVSDSFQNWRGMHESGGRRVKRSINIDMNSVKFCTPEMLEKFRKIALLKDYIEETEAKLKAYNQECGVDDSVLVNGQRQTNLGVFRAYLERYLRSLSAVNQEMHLMVRHLQPTEKGIPMELYFFSISKVWVEYETLQADVMDHVLAVISEFDLAVFQNPTGADFSSIKK
- a CDS encoding AraC family transcriptional regulator, whose product is MNTHANHIIHEITPLSDKDCFYIAERYKKEFTYPIHSHQEFELNFTEKATGVRRIVGDSVEVVGEYDLVLITGKDLEHVWEQSECKSEEIREITIQFSSDLFFKSFINKNQFDSIRKMLERAQKGLCFPMSAILKVYHLLDTLATEKEGFYAVIKFMTILYELSLCDDAHTLSSSSFAKIGMHSDSRRVQKVQDYINDHYKEEIRLSKLADLVGMTSVSFSRFFKLRTGKNLSDFIIDIRLGYATRLLVDSTKSVAEICYECGFNNLSNFNRIFKKKKECSPKEFRDNYRKTKIVV